In Pongo abelii isolate AG06213 chromosome 5, NHGRI_mPonAbe1-v2.0_pri, whole genome shotgun sequence, a single genomic region encodes these proteins:
- the CRISP3 gene encoding cysteine-rich secretory protein 3: MTLFPVLLFLVAGLLPSFPANEDKDPAFTALLTTQTQVQREIVNKHNELRRAVSPPARNMLKMEWNKEAAANAQKWANQCNYRHSNPKDRKTSLKCGENLYMSSAPSSWSQAIQSWFDEHNDFDFGVGPKTPNAVVGHYTQVVWYSSYLVGCGSAYCSNQKVLKYYYVCQYCPAGNWANRLYVPYEQGAPCASCPDNCDDGLCTNGCKYEDLYSNCKSLKLTLTCKHRLVRDSCKASCNCSNSIY; the protein is encoded by the exons ATGACATTATTCCCAGTGCTGTTGTTCCTGGTTGCTGGGCTGCTTCCATCTTTTCCAGCAAATGAAGATAAG gATCCCGCTTTTACTGCTTTGTTAACCACCCAAACACAAGTGCAAAGGGAGATTGTGAATAAACACAATGAACTGAGGAGAGCAGTCTCTCCACCTGCCAGAAACATGCTGAAGATG GAATGGAACAAAGAGGCTGCAGCAAATGCCCAAAAGTGGGCAAACCAGTGCAATTACAGACACAGTAACCCAAAGGATCGAAAGACCA GTCTAAAATGTGGTGAGAATCTCTACATGTCAAGTGCCCCCAGTTCATGGTCACAAGCAATCCAAAGCTGGTTTGATGAGCACAATGATTTTGACTTTGGTGTAGGGCCAAAGACTCCCAACGCAGTGGTTGGACATTATACACAG GTTGTTTGGTACTCTTCATACCTCGTTGGATGTGGAAGTGCCTACTGTTCCAATCAAAAAGTTCTAAAATACTACTATGTTTGCCAATATTGTCCTGC tGGTAATTGGGCTAATAGACTATATGTCCCTTATGAACAAGGAGCACCTTGTGCCAGTTGCCCAGATAACTGTGACGATGGACTATGCA CCAATGGTTGCAAGTATGAAGATCTCTATAGTAACTGTAAAAGTTTGAAGCTCACATTAACCTGTAAACATCGGTTGGTCAGGGACAGTTGCAAGGCCTCCTGCAATTGTTcaaacagcatttattaa